DNA sequence from the Parambassis ranga chromosome 1, fParRan2.1, whole genome shotgun sequence genome:
TTGTATAtaacaaaaaacataatttacaaACGAGAAGCAATTCGCCCCTGGAATAAGGAAGTATTTCTGACTCTGATCTCTAGAGAggggtaactatggaaacatttcaCAATACGCAGTagaagtgtgtgtttctttagaTGTTTCTGAACAGAGCTGCTGAATAAATACTTCagacataaaataaatgttttactgaCGTGCACGCGCACAGCAGGGACCCAATAATACGCAACTGTCCTCCAGGCGCGCGCACGGGCTGCACAACTTCCTGTTctgagactttctgcagaacgTCCAGACATGTTTGAAGTTAAACTGAATTTAAACCGCGACTCGCGTTTATTATCGTCTTACTGCAGTAACGACACGAGCGGACGGTCTGTATGTGACGTTATTGAACAGAGTATGACGCGGAGCTCGCGTCGCATATACGAGCACGCAGCTGAACGCAAACTTTATCTGCGCTGCGTGTTTACTTACTGAGCCACGACTCAAAAGTTGCCTCGCTGACACCGTTCGCCATCCCCGTCCGTAGCCTCCTGCCGCTCCAGAGGGAGTCCGTCCGTGTTGTGAGGTGTCAAACTGCCGCCTGTCTGCGGTGACATGTGACACTCACGCTCTGTCAgtcacactgctgacacacacaccacgtcacgccctcccccctctctgcaTCACTCTGGGGTCACCAGGTCAGGtctgcagcttctctgatcatttcacaggagttttctaatcatcaattagcgtTTTTAACAGGATCAGCTACACAATGtatcattagaacacaggagtgatggctgctggaaaaggaccTACACCCAGAGGTGTAGGAagcattgggggggggggggggggcaccttctgtgggtgggtggtgaaaaaagtacattagtatattataaagtataatataataatatgaagtagttgcgatttcctgctgattttaacaggttgttaaactattttacctacagaagtaaacaatgactatttcagaTTCAACaaacactcattgattttaaaacacgctGACATACaaaaactaattccaagtgaaacaacagttttgtcaaccacactggtggcactacactaacagatgatacaaagcctccatatctgccgccttctctcatttacagagacaaaaaaactggcaaatctccctcatgtccacctgatagagttttcccgtcatcactcacctcagcaatagaacttcctccactggccctacacgatggccctgcctctgactcactctcagtaccaACCTCAAATATGGAGCAGAGAGCTGGAGAtagattgtgctttacttttcaattaacaaccaatataagtgagctttaaaatatcatcaatgaaataacatcagcatgttgatttaacacagtggtcttctcatcatctgagtttcaaaaagttgttggaccatgaaccaaactctgcttaatgcagataatactgaaacactaaaaatactaacttttTACTTCTGGCTTTTCTAAccagaatagtcatttaccacattaacaatgtctagactgtagtctgattactttaatgttatctgcattgaaaaaaaatattattaattaaagctgcaagcagcatagCGGGCCCttgcacaccttgcgatccgcggggccatcgttgtctcctctcatttccagagacgtacaacaaacacatgtttacaagagaaagtcctgagtggacacagtgattttcagctcaattggatgaagtatgtgaggcgtgaaaactTTTGTAGGAGAGTCAGAAATCACCAAAAATTACCACAAAATTAAAAATGGCGGTCTTCCTGTTGGGCTTGGAGGGTTTTTTTTACTATATTTGGACCAGGTCAGATCCCAGATGTGACATGTCACTTTTGGCTCAGTGAGGATTTCAAATGATCTTCAGGATGGATCCATAAAATCAATGGCTTAACTAAACTAATCTGATCTCCTGTTTTTCCCCAGTATTTATCTGCTTTTCACAGTCTAGTACACCATAAACTCCAaactttttttcccattttaacTGCACAACATCTGTAAAGTTCGTTAAAACCGCTGAGTTTTTCTTGAGTAAAGCTCAAGTTAATTTGCATAAAAATTCTAAGGTACTTCCCATCCGCGGTGTGCACAGTGTCAGGTGGTCCTGCAAAGTGTTCCAGCActgaacatcacacacacacgatttGCATATAATTCAACTGTTTTATAAAATGTTTGTAATAATTCAAGTATGATTTTCTATCTCAGCAGCAACCATCAGTACATTTTAGGAGTCCCCTGTTGCTTCACAGGCAGCTGCTGTCCTCAAGCCCCCAGTGTGATGAATGTGAGGGGATGTGGCGATCAGTCCTTAACTCTTGTCCGAGAGGAGCAGAAGCTTCTGGAATCGAAGGCTGATCTCTTCAGGCCCCAGAGACACCATCATCTCCGCAACGCTGGGTCCTTGCTGCCCATCGGAGGAACAGAGGATCAGAAGGTCAGAGAAGTGACACAATCAAACCAGACGGTATTCTCTGTGAATCAGAACCCACTTCTTCTTTTATATATTCATGCACAGTTACATTAATGACTGAGGGACCTAGGAATCTGTAGTCATTACTATACTATATACTAgccagcttagcttagcttagtcaCGCCATGGGTGGAAGTGAAAAGGAGAGCACATGCAGCCGTTTATGTGGTAACTGCAGCCACAAAGTGATTTGAACTGCTCAAGTGCAGGATGGAAAATGCAATTTAACAAACTAAATTGTAGAAATGAAAGTAAACTTTAAAATACAAGAAAAAGGTTTATAAGAGAATCTACATTATCTTGAAGTACTGCTTGGTGTTCCATGTTAATCTTTAACACACGCAGTCAGACGAAGAGAGAAGAGCCTGGATTTATTCTAACATTATACTTACTAGATTATTAATGAGGTAATTCAATCAAAACTAGGACCATTTTCTCACTGAATTTAGTGCATTCTGACTTTGAGACAGCCTCTGCAGGCCATGAGAGAGAATGCAGATTAATATTTAACACATAAAGGTGATTGTGTGCAAAACTACATTTCAAGACAAAAACCAGAACATATGCGTTTGTACGTTCAACCGAAAGACATCCTGCTGCTCACTGGAGTCATATATTGATGATGTATTTCCCCACATATTATTCTCCATGACCTAAGGCTAACTATCAGCAGACTTCtgaggtttgttgttgttagaaAATATTGACAGCAGCTGTTAGTCACACAAAGCTGATGATGTGCaaagagctgcagctcagacttttttttGATGGTTAGAAGATAAGCCACAGAACTGCTAAACCAACTTTACAAAGGGAAACTCAGTAGAACTAATATTACATTCAGATatgaaaaaacaacagtgtaTGACCCCTTTAGGTACCTGCAGGCCGCTGAGAGCCAGACGTAGCAGCTTCATTACTTCTCTGTATTTGGTGGCTTCAGCCTGCTTAGCCAGGGCCTTCAGGTCTTTGTTGAGTCGATCCACTGACAGCTCTTCACTTCGCTTGGCTAAtaatctaaacacacacaacacacaggttaATGATCGTGCTGCTGTTTTACTACAGTAAACATTATTAATGCTTCTTACTTTAGCACTAATGAAGCAATGTGCTGGGCCTCTGTGGTGAgttctgccacctgctggctggagAAAGAAGGACGCACCCACAAGTAAGAGTAAACTGGGTTTACAAGCTCCTTCAGGAAGGAGATGTGACCCTGTTGAAAACATAGAGGAGATCATCAACAACTTTTACTCGAAGCTGTACTAGGCTGTGTGTACTGTGAACACACAGTTAAATGGATGTGCTTGTAAGTGTCCTGTTCTGGTTACCTTCCGTAGCTGTAGCACCCTCCTAATGTAATCCTCATGAAGAACTTCTTCGTCTTGGATCTCTGCAGCGTAGGCCTGCTGGATGTGACCCCGCAGATCGTTAATCAACAAACGGCACTGCTCCTCATCTTCAATTTGTTGTTGCAGGTGGATTCTGTCACATAATGGCACATGAGCGTCAGTATGTTATAATGATAAGTAGACAGAAGCTTTCTTTATGACTGCTAGTGCTGAGGATTCCCCACTGAATATTTTGGTTTGAGTGTAGCGATAGAAAACTAAAATAAACTgtgctgtgttctctctcttGTTGGGCTACTGTGTGGGCAAGCCCTTTACAACATTTGAAGCCAATTAGATCATTGTACAATCATCACCATGAATGAATGACAATGAATACAACGAGGTAGATAATGGTAGAATTTTGTCCTACCTGTTAAACTCTGGTAGCTTTTCTAAGTCCAACAAAGCAGAATGAGTTGTGATCCTTGAGGGATTAAACTCAGAAATCAGTTCATCTTTCCTCCTCCCCAGTCGATTGGCTACATAGAAAGAACAGCACATAATTATTTTTGTAATCCTCTTCAAACCCTTTCTCTCGTTTTACTTTGTAATGTTTCCTCCATCACTCACTGTTGAATCCAGACCCACAGTTGGTTGTGATGTCCAGCAGAGCCTCTGGCAGGACTCCGTCTCTCTGGAAGTTTTGGATGAATATGTCTCCCTGCCTCTTAGACAGCTTACTGCCATCTTTGTTCATCAGGAGGGGCAGATGTCCGAAGGTGGGCGGTTTCCATCCAAGAGCTTGGTACATGAGGAGGTGTTTTGAGGTGGAGATGAGCCACTCGGAGCCCCGCAGCACATGGCTGATCTTCATGTAATGATCATCTACAATGTTAGCAAGGTGATAAGTTGGAAAACCATCTGCTTTTATCACCACCGGGTCTCCCTCCACCTGAGGGATGAAGATGATGGGGATGAAAGGGCAGATGACACAATACATTCTACATGAGTCAAAGTCAACTTTTCGCTGCTAACATCAGGCCTCCGTGTAAACTACTCTGTAAGTGACCTCACTTTTGTTTCAAACAACATGTCTTCCTGAGAACAAAAACTGAATAATCCTCCCATCTACAATGGTTTGTCACTACTGTTTGTAGCATGAACCCAACTGAAAGACAGTAGAGTGACCACAAATCCGACCTGTGCCACCTCGTGTCGATTCCACCCAAAGATCAGATCCTGAAAAGGCTTGACGCCTTCCTCCAGACGAAACCTTATGACACGTGATGTCCCCTGAGCCAGCTTCTCCTGGACCTGGTCGGGCTGCAGGTGACGACACCTGTTGTCATACCTGGATAGACAAGGTCACACAATAAGTTTTCTTCCTACTCTAAATGATTATTTGGGGAAAAAACGTGTTCATGGATGTTTTTAGTTACCTTGGAATTTCCCCGGACCTTAAGGCCTCTTTTCTGAGCAACTCCAGTCtctgagagctgcagaaacagtaATAGGCGTGACCACTCTCTACTAGCTGCTGTGCTGTCTCATGGTAGAGGTCTAGTCTCTGAGACTGCAGGTATGGACCATGAGGGCCACCTCGTCGAGGGCTCTCATCAGGAGGTATACCTGGAGATAGTGATGTGTGACAATGTCAGCAGTCAAAAGCCAGAAGTCAGCTCTGACTTTTTCACTGAAGGTTAGCTGGTAGCTTTGTCACaacttcttcttcgtcttctgcaTCTATGGTCTGAGCGAAcatatatttaataaataattaattaaatttgTATCATTGTCATTGTAGATTGCTTCTATGGCCAGTAGGTGGTGATATTACAAAAGCCTTTGCAttcaaaaaaatgtgtgtttttgtgcattagAATTATAAACGCAGCAGAAATAAGGGAAAAGAAAATCTAGATGTGATTACTCAGAGTTAACAGGCACAGCAGATGTTCATGCCAATGAAACAGTCAGTGTCTCTTACCTGCCCACTCCAGCATGTCCTCTATAGACTCTGCAGCTCCAGGTACCAGCCTGCTTTGATCAGTGTCTTCCAATCGCAGAATGAACACACCTCCATACTTCTTTGCAAAGATATAGTTATATAGGGCAGTGCGGAGACCTCCGAGGTGTAAGAAGCCTGCAGAGAGAATCAATAAACATGCTTAAATTAAACTCAAGCATACATGAAATGAATGGTTTTGAAAATGTATGTCTTTTTCACTTGACCATGTCATATCAGGGAAACAGCACAGATGCTATTGTTAACATAAACAGTACCCCAGTTCATTTAAAGTGTCAAAAAATCTGTGAGTGAGGCTGCAGACAGACCACCAGACACTAAAACTCAAGCAGATAAATGTCATTCAGATACTCCATTCTCTTTCTTGTTGTGCAATGTGAAAAGGCCTTCCATGAATGTTTGTGGTCAAAGAAACATTAATAAaaattttaatatgtttctgGTTCTGTCTGATCACAATTCTTATAACAAatcaccctaaccctaactaaAACTTAGCGAGCTGCACATATCAATACAGAtctaaatgttttcattacaaaTAACTGTTATTAAAAGCCATATCTGGACACTGATATTTGCTTCCTCTCCGTCTGGTCGCTCttacaggatgtgtgtgttggtgaggACCTTACCTGTCGGACTGGGGGCAAACCTGACCCTCACGTCACCCTGAACCGAGGAGCAGCATCTACTGACAGCGCCTTGCAGCGGAACCCTTCTTAACACGGAACCTCTCAGTGTCAGCAGCCTATACGAGTTTAACCACAGCGACATGACTGCAAAACGCGGCGCAACGTTAAATGAAGCGGAGACACACGTTTTACGGTGTCAAACCGGCGAAACGAACAACATCGTGGAGTTTAGCACTCGGCTAGCTGGGTGGCTAACCGGGAAGCGACAGGCTCGAAAAGACTGCGCGACAGGAGTACTAAAGC
Encoded proteins:
- the ears2 gene encoding nondiscriminating glutamyl-tRNA synthetase EARS2, mitochondrial, coding for MSLWLNSYRLLTLRGSVLRRVPLQGAVSRCCSSVQGDVRVRFAPSPTGFLHLGGLRTALYNYIFAKKYGGVFILRLEDTDQSRLVPGAAESIEDMLEWAGIPPDESPRRGGPHGPYLQSQRLDLYHETAQQLVESGHAYYCFCSSQRLELLRKEALRSGEIPRYDNRCRHLQPDQVQEKLAQGTSRVIRFRLEEGVKPFQDLIFGWNRHEVAQVEGDPVVIKADGFPTYHLANIVDDHYMKISHVLRGSEWLISTSKHLLMYQALGWKPPTFGHLPLLMNKDGSKLSKRQGDIFIQNFQRDGVLPEALLDITTNCGSGFNTNRLGRRKDELISEFNPSRITTHSALLDLEKLPEFNRIHLQQQIEDEEQCRLLINDLRGHIQQAYAAEIQDEEVLHEDYIRRVLQLRKGHISFLKELVNPVYSYLWVRPSFSSQQVAELTTEAQHIASLVLKLLAKRSEELSVDRLNKDLKALAKQAEATKYREVMKLLRLALSGLQQGPSVAEMMVSLGPEEISLRFQKLLLLSDKS